In Streptomyces nodosus, one DNA window encodes the following:
- the galU gene encoding UTP--glucose-1-phosphate uridylyltransferase GalU has protein sequence MTESHPRITKAVIPAAGLGTRFLPATKATPKEMLPVVDKPAIQYVVEEAVAAGLDDVLMITGRNKRPLEDHFDRNYELESALEKKGDGGRLAKVRESSDLATMHYVRQGDPRGLGHAVLCAAPHVGHEPFAVLLGDDLIDPRDPLLARMVEVQEQRGGSVVALMEVAPEQIHLYGCAAVEPTEEGDVVKVTGLVEKPEPADAPSNYAVIGRYVLDPNIFGILRTTEPGRGGEIQLTDALQQLAEDEKVGGPVHGVVFRGRRYDTGDRGDYLRAIVRLACEREDLGPDFRAWLRSYVAEEM, from the coding sequence ATGACTGAGTCGCATCCCAGGATCACCAAGGCTGTCATTCCCGCGGCGGGCCTCGGCACCCGGTTCCTGCCGGCCACCAAGGCCACTCCCAAGGAGATGCTGCCGGTCGTCGACAAGCCCGCGATCCAGTACGTGGTCGAGGAGGCGGTGGCCGCGGGGCTCGACGACGTCCTGATGATCACCGGCCGCAACAAGCGACCTCTCGAGGACCACTTCGACCGCAACTACGAGCTCGAGTCGGCCCTGGAGAAGAAGGGCGACGGCGGGCGGCTCGCCAAGGTCCGGGAGTCCAGCGACCTCGCCACCATGCACTACGTCCGCCAGGGCGACCCCAGGGGACTCGGGCACGCCGTGCTGTGCGCCGCCCCGCACGTCGGGCACGAGCCCTTCGCCGTCCTCCTCGGCGACGACCTGATCGACCCGCGCGACCCCCTGCTGGCCCGCATGGTCGAGGTCCAGGAACAGCGCGGCGGCAGCGTCGTCGCCCTCATGGAGGTCGCACCGGAGCAGATCCACCTCTATGGATGCGCGGCCGTCGAGCCCACCGAGGAGGGCGACGTCGTCAAGGTGACCGGCCTCGTCGAGAAGCCGGAGCCGGCGGACGCCCCGTCGAACTACGCGGTCATCGGCCGTTATGTCCTCGACCCGAACATCTTCGGCATCCTGCGCACCACCGAGCCGGGCCGCGGCGGCGAGATCCAGCTCACCGACGCCCTTCAGCAGCTCGCCGAGGACGAGAAGGTCGGCGGCCCGGTGCACGGCGTCGTCTTCCGGGGCCGCCGCTACGACACCGGCGACCGTGGCGACTATCTGCGTGCCATTGTCAGACTCGCATGCGAACGTGAGGACCTGGGCCCGGACTTCCGGGCCTGGCTCCGCAGTTACGTAGCCGAGGAGATGTAG